The following coding sequences lie in one Cydia strobilella chromosome 16, ilCydStro3.1, whole genome shotgun sequence genomic window:
- the LOC134748536 gene encoding uncharacterized protein LOC134748536, with product MFVLSLSVVLLTGAVYAEVETANPPHCTNVTKGTDYVYHYRFDYPVAYIHPGVKEVYQPLYCTNPPAVAVASTIVCDWAAPPQVQFTLGDDYMHVVRQDPTGKFAGNAVIWTYQLCSHNHLLPEPYTSKKLNITRV from the exons ATGTTTGTATTGTCATTATCAGTAGTTCTGCTAACAGGAGCAGTTTATGCAGAAGTGGAGACTGCAAATCCGCCGCATTGCACTAATGTGACCAAAG GTACGGACTACGTGTATCATTACCGTTTCGACTACCCCGTGGCGTATATTCATCCAGGCGTTAAAGAAGTTTATCAACCt CTATACTGCACAAATCCGCCAGCAGTGGCCGTGGCATCCACTATAGTATGCGACTGGGCTGCTCCTCCGCAAGTACAG TTCACCTTGGGCGATGATTATATGCACGTGGTGCGCCAGGACCCGACGGGCAAGTTCGCAGGCAATGCCGTGATCTGGACCTACCAGCTGTGCAGCCACAACCATCTGCTGCCTGAACCCTATACCTCTAAGAAGCTGAATATTACGAGGGTTTGA